Proteins co-encoded in one Arachis hypogaea cultivar Tifrunner chromosome 13, arahy.Tifrunner.gnm2.J5K5, whole genome shotgun sequence genomic window:
- the LOC112736923 gene encoding uncharacterized protein: MENQSSSSFSSLMETQFLILDQVRFLDVNEDTLSQWELVDLFDVEEEWGEQCDDGNIVDDGFNYADSSPISYPNVDPIEGIGNFIPRRDVVDHDHGHRDNNDDDEEVECVDDEDDDDDDDGYDLDDELVPWNVGNRFERQRMRKLGKRACSKMNNSKRNPYLYTRPGCVRGKHGLGLKHTY; this comes from the coding sequence ATGGAAAACCAATCATCATCTTCATTTTCGTCTTTGATGGAGACACAGTTCCTTATCCTTGATCAAGTTCGGTTCTTGGATGTGAACGAAGATACCCTTTCGCAGTGGGAACTTGTTGATCTCTTTGATGTTGAAGAAGAATGGGGAGAACAATGCGATGATGGTAATATTGTTGATGATGGATTCAATTACGCTGATTCTTCCCCCATTTCTTACCCTAATGTTGACCCAATTGAAGGAATTGGCAATTTCATCCCTCGTCGTGACGTTGTTGATCATGATCACGGTCATCGTGATAACAACGACGATGATGAAGAGGTTGAATGTGTTGACgacgaagatgatgatgatgatgacgatgggTATGACTTGGATGATGAGCTTGTTCCTTGGAATGTCGGGAACAGGTTTGAGAGGCAGAGGATGAGGAAATTAGGGAAAAGGGCATGTTCGAAAATGAACAATTCAAAGAGGAACCCTTATTTGTACACAAGGCCAGGGTGTGTGCGTGGTAAGCATGGTTTAGGTCTTAAGCACACTTACTAA
- the LOC112736924 gene encoding coatomer subunit alpha-1, whose protein sequence is MLTKFETKSNRVKGLSFHSKRPWILASLHSGVIQLWDYRMGTLIDRFDEHDGPVRGVHFHNSQPLFVSGGDDYKIKVWNYKLHRCLFTLLGHLDYIRTVQFHHENPWIVSASDDQTIRIWNWQSRTCISVLTGHNHYVMCASFHPKEDIVVSASLDQTVRVWDIGSLKRKAGPPSDDILRLSQMNTDLFGGVDAVVKYVLEGHDRGVNWAAFHPTLPLIVSGADDRQVKLWRMNDTKAWEVDTLRGHMNNVSCVMFHAKQDIIVSNSEDKSIRVWDATKRTGIQTFRREHDRFWILATHPEMNLLAAGHDSGMIVFKLERERPAFAVSGDCLFYAKDRFLRYYEFSTQRETQVLTIRRPGSLTLNQSPKTLSYSASENAVLLCSDVEGGSYELYTISKDGAFIGRGDMQEPKKGLGGSAVFVARNRFAVLDKTSNQVLVKNLKNELVKKSALPIATDAIFYAGTGNLLCRSEDRVFIFDLQQRLVIGDLQTPFIKYVVWSNDMESVALLSKHAIVIASKKLVHQCTLHETIRVKSGAWDENGIFIYTTLNHIKYCLPNGDSGIIKTLDVPIYITKVVGNTIFCLGRDGKNRAIAIDATEYIFKLSLLKKRYDHVMNMIKNSQLCGQAMIAYLQQKGFPEVALHFVKDERIRFNLALESGNIQIAVASATAIDEKDHWYRLGVEALRQGNAGIVEYAYQRTKNFERLSFLYLITGNVEKLAKMLKIAEVKNDVMGQFHNALYMGDVRERVKILENVGHLHLAYITAKVHGLHDVAERLAAELGDDLPSLPEGKKPSLLMPPSPVITSGDWPLLRVMRGIFEGGFSNIEHDAEEEEYEAADGDWGEELDMVDVDGIQNGDISAILDDGEPGEEDDGEGGWELEDLELPPEAETPKASGTRSSVFVAPTPGMPVSQIWIQKSSLAADHAAAGNFDTAMRLLNRQLGIKNFTPLRSIFLDLHTSSHSYLRAFSSAPVISLAVERGWSESSSPNVRGPPALPFKLSQLDEKLKAGYKSTTAGKFTEALKTFTSILHTIPLIVVESRREVDDVKELIIIVKEYVLGLQMELKRREIKDNPARQQELAAYFTHCNLQTPHLRLALLNAMTVCYKAKNLATAANFARRLLETNPTVENHAKTARQVLGAAEKNMTDTTQLNYDFRNPFVVCGATYVPIYRGQKDVSCPYCTARFVLSQEGQLCTVCDLAVVGADASGLLCSPSQIR, encoded by the exons ATGTTGACCAAGTTCGAGACCAAGAGTAACAGAGTGAAGGGGCTTAGTTTCCACAGCAAGAGGCCCTGGATCCTTGCGAGTCTTCACAGTGGTGTGATCCAACTATGGGATTACCGCATGGGAACCCTCATCGACAGGTTTGACGAGCACGATGGCCCCGTTAGAGGTGTTCATTTCCACAATTCTCAGCCTCTCTTTGTCTCCGGAG GGGACGATTACAAGATTAAAGTTTGGAACTACAAGCTGCATAGATGTTTGTTCACTCTTCTAGGACACCTTGATTATATTCGCACTGTGCAATTTCATCATGAGAACCCGTGGATTGTGAGTGCCAGTGATGATCAGACTATTCGCATATGGAACTGGCAATCACGAACATGTATATCTGTCCTAACGGGGCATAATCATTATGTTATGTGTGCTTCATTCCATCCAAAAGAAGATATTGTTGTGTCAGCCTCTCTGGATCAGACTGTTCGCGTTTGGGATATTGGTTCTCTCAAAAGGAAGGCTGGGCCTCCTTCAGATGATATATTGCGTTTGAGTCAGATGAACACGGATCTTTTTGGTGGTGTTGATGCAGTTGTTAAATATGTGTTGGAAGGTCATGATCGGGGGGTCAACTGGGCTGCTTTTCATCCTACACTTCCTCTCATTGTCTCTGGAGCTGATGACCGACAAGTGAAACTTTGGAGGATGAATG ATACTAAGGCATGGGAAGTGGATACTCTGCGTGGGCACATGAATAATGTTTCATGTGTTATGTTCCATGCCAAACAGGACATCATTGTATCAAATTCTGAAGATAAAAGTATTCGAGTATGGGATGCGACAAAGCGCACTGGAATTCAAACCTTCCGGAGAGAGCATGATCGATTTTGGATTCTTGCAACACATCCTGAAATGAATCTGTTGGCTGCTGGTCATGACAGTGGAATGATTGTCTTTAAACTGGAGAGAGAAAGGCCTGCTTTTGCTGTTAGTGGTGATTGTTTATTCTATGCAAAAGACCGGTTTTTGCGTTACTATGAATTTTCAACACAGAGAGAGACACAAGTTCTTACAATTCGACGACCTGGTTCTTTAACCCTGAATCAAAGTCCGAAGACTCTTTCCTATAGCGCGTCTGAAAATGCAGTTCTTCTCTGTTCAGATGTGGAGGGTGGGTCTTATGAGTTGTATACCATATCCAAGGATGGCGCATTTATTGGTAGGGGCGATATGCAAGAGCCAAAGAAAGGTCTTGGTGGATCAGCTGTCTTTGTGGCTAGGAATAGGTTTGCTGTGCTCGACAAAACCAGCAATCAAGTCCTAGTTAAAAATCTGAAGAATGAGCTTGTTAAAAAGAGCGCTCTGCCAATTGCCACGGATGCCATATTTTATGCTGGAACAGGCAACTTGTTGTGTAGGTCAGAGGATAGGGTTTTTATATTTGATCTTCAGCAGAGGCTTGTTATTGGGGATCTTCAGACCCCTTTTATCAAGTATGTTGTCTGGTCTAATGACATGGAAAGTGTTGCCTTGCTCAGCAAACATGCCATTGTCATTGCAAGCAAGAAGCTTGTTCACCAATGCACCCTCCATGAGACAATCCGCGTGAAAAGTGGAGCATgggatgaaaatggcattttTATTTACACAACATTAAATCATATCAAGTACTGCCTTCCTAATGGCGATAGCGGGATAATAAAAACACTGGATGTCCCAATATATATCACAAAAGTTGTTGGAAACACCATATTCTGCTTGGGTCGGGATGGGAAAAACAGAGCTATAGCTATTGATGCGACTGAATATATCTTTAAGCTCTCTCTCTTGAAGAAAAGATATGACCATGTTATGAACATGATAAAGAACTCCCAGCTTTGTGGGCAGGCTATGATTGCATATCTACAGCAGAAAGGGTTTCCTGAAGTTGCCCTCCATTTTGTGAAAGATGAGAGAATTCGGTTCAATTTGGCTTTAGAGAGTGGGAACATTCAAATTGCCGTTGCATCAGCCACTGCAATTGATGAGAAAGATCACTGGTATCGATTAGGGGTTGAAGCTCTTCGACAAGGAAATGCTGGTATAGTAGAATATGCATACCAGAGGACCAAAAATTTTGAGAGATTGTCTTTCCTTTATCTCATTACTGGTAATGTGGAGAAACTTGCAAAGATGTTGAAAATTGCCGAAGTCAAGAACGATGTGATGGGCCAGTTTCACAATGCCTTATATATGGGTGATGTCCGAGAGCGTGTTAAGATTTTGGAGAATGTGGGTCATTTGCATCTGGCATACATCACTGCCAAAGTCCATGGACTACATGATGTTGCTGAAAGGCTTGCAGCTGAACTGGGGGATGATCTTCCATCTTTGCCTGAGGGGAAAAAACCATCTCTCTTGATGCCACCATCACCTGTAATAACCAGTGGTGATTGGCCCCTTCTTAGGGTGATGCGAGGCATATTTGAAGGTGGCTTTAGCAATATAGAGCacgatgctgaagaagaagagtaTGAAGCTGCTGATGGTGATTGGGGTGAGGAGCTTGATATGGTTGATGTGGATGGCATACAAAATGGAGACATTTCTGCAATTTTGGATGATGGAGAGCCGGGTGAAGAGGATGATGGAGAAGGTGGATGGGAGCTGGAAGATCTGGAGCTTCCCCCTGAAGCTGAAACTCCAAAAGCTTCTGGTACTCGATCTTCAGTTTTCGTGGCCCCAACACCTGGTATGCCAGTTAGCCAGATATGGATTCAGAAATCATCTCTTGCAGCTGATCATGCAGCTGCTGGCAATTTTGATACGGCAATGAGGTTACTGAACAGGCAACTTGGAATAAAGAACTTCACTCCCTTGAGATCCATTTTCCTTGATCTTCATACTAGCAGCCACTCCTATCTGCGTGCCTTCTCATCTGCCCCAGTTATATCGCTTGCTGTTGAAAGAGGTTGGAGCGAGTCATCTAGTCCAAATGTGAGAGGCCCACCTGCACTGCCGTTCAAACTGTCTCAATTAGATGAAAAGCTCAAAGCTGGTTATAAATCAACTACAGCAGGGAAATTCACCGAGGCCCTAAAGACATTTACCAGTATTCTTCATACAATTCCTTTGATTGTCGTTGAGTCGAGGAGGGAAGTTGATGATGTGAAGGAATTGATTATTATAGTCAAAGAATATGTTTTGGGTCTGCAAATGGAGCTAAAGAGAAGGGAAATTAAGGACAATCCAGCTCGTCAGCAGGAGCTTGCCGCATATTTTACCCATTGCAATCTCCAGACACCTCATTTGAGGCTAGCTTTGCTTAATGCAATGACTGTCTGCTACAAGGCAAAGAACCTTGCCACAGCTGCCAACTTTGCGAGGAGGCTACTCGAGACCAATCCTACTGTCGAAAACCATGCCAAGACAGCACGGCAAGTTCTGGGAGCTGCAGAAAAGAACATGACCGATACCACGCAGTTGAACTATGATTTCAGAAACCCATTTGTGGTTTGTGGTGCAACTTATGTGCCAATTTACCGCGGACAGAAGGATGTTTCTTGCCCGTATTGCACTGCACGCTTTGTGCTGAGCCAGGAGGGTCAGCTATGCACTGTGTGTGACCTTGCAGTTGTAGGGGCCGATGCTTCTGGATTGCTCTGTTCTCCTTCCCAGATACGTTGA
- the LOC112736925 gene encoding uncharacterized protein isoform X3, whose amino-acid sequence MLIDMLREANPHQLQKIVLENILAFNPTFWIRLAARSDTCKSEDDKKDYEELAAAVMNVVDRVVHKTKEKIESATDVLKGVLKPVVDDEGEISWPPRDPQGLTLMEMEISQREQEGQLDEGFLAEVNAQLRQAKEDGDKPGLEAMLQKVLQLYASTVLSRRSYAMKGSEVLKDEQFLENIIQAPEEEWNNILIKGLTIGAGDISPEELDAVVKKRIERTLIRTEGGSYQQRILTEYLKGIETRAEEIVQVLQGKP is encoded by the exons ATGCTTATAGATATGCTTAGGGAAGCTAATCCTCACCAG CTTCAGAAAATTGTTCTTGAGAATATCCTTGCTTTCAATCCAACCTTCTGGATACGACTTGCGGCAAGGTCTGACACATGCAAGTCTGAGGATGATAAA AAAGATTATGAAGAGTTGGCTGCAGCTGTTATGAACGTGGTGGATCGCGTGGTTCATAAGACCAAG GAGAAGATAGAGTCTGCCACTGATGTCCTGAAGGGTGTGCTAAAACCTGTGGTTGACGATGAAGGAGAGATTTCATGGCCTCCAAGAGATCCTCAGGGACTCACATTGATGGAAATG GAGATAAGTCAAAGGGAACAAGAAGGACAGCTAGATGAGGGCTTCCTTGCTGAAGTTAATGCACAACTACGACAA GCAAAGGAAGATGGCGATAAGCCTGGTCTTGAGGCTATGTTGCAAAAGGTTTTGCAACTTTATGCTTCAACTGTTCTCTCGAGACGAAGTTACGCTATGAAAG GGAGTGAAGTTTTGAAGGATGAACAATTCCTTGAAAATATAATCCAAG CTCCTGAAGAAGAATGGAACAATATTTTGATCAAAGGATTGACAATTGGTGCTGGAGATATTTCACCAGAGGAGCTCGATGCTGTCGTCAAGAAACGAATTGAGCGCACTTTAATTAGAACA GAGGGAGGTTCTTACCAACAGCGGATTTTGACTGAATACCTGAAAGGCATCGAAACCAGAGCAGAAGAGATTGTTCAGGTGCTTCAGGGGAAACCATAA
- the LOC112736925 gene encoding uncharacterized protein isoform X1 codes for MRLLFSVSASASASIFLNPPSHPLHLAQGSLIQPCKFRILSEQSLCLRLTTFRLSCRRRGTFICAAKNQEAEDAFKKTVEIDMLIDMLREANPHQLQKIVLENILAFNPTFWIRLAARSDTCKSEDDKKDYEELAAAVMNVVDRVVHKTKEKIESATDVLKGVLKPVVDDEGEISWPPRDPQGLTLMEMEISQREQEGQLDEGFLAEVNAQLRQAKEDGDKPGLEAMLQKVLQLYASTVLSRRSYAMKGSEVLKDEQFLENIIQAPEEEWNNILIKGLTIGAGDISPEELDAVVKKRIERTLIRTEGGSYQQRILTEYLKGIETRAEEIVQVLQGKP; via the exons ATGAGGCTGTTGTTCTCTGTCTccgcttctgcttctgcttctattTTTCTTAATCCTCCATCTCATCCACTTCATCTTGCTCAG GGTTCACTCATCCAACCTTGTAAGTTTCGGATTCTCTCGGAGCAGAGTCTCTGTTTGAGGCTCACAACTTTCCGTTTGAGTTGCAGGAGAAG GGGAACTTTCATATGTGCAGCCAAAAATCAAGAAGCCGAGGATGCTTTCAAGAAGACCGTCGAAATCGATATGCTTATAGATATGCTTAGGGAAGCTAATCCTCACCAG CTTCAGAAAATTGTTCTTGAGAATATCCTTGCTTTCAATCCAACCTTCTGGATACGACTTGCGGCAAGGTCTGACACATGCAAGTCTGAGGATGATAAA AAAGATTATGAAGAGTTGGCTGCAGCTGTTATGAACGTGGTGGATCGCGTGGTTCATAAGACCAAG GAGAAGATAGAGTCTGCCACTGATGTCCTGAAGGGTGTGCTAAAACCTGTGGTTGACGATGAAGGAGAGATTTCATGGCCTCCAAGAGATCCTCAGGGACTCACATTGATGGAAATG GAGATAAGTCAAAGGGAACAAGAAGGACAGCTAGATGAGGGCTTCCTTGCTGAAGTTAATGCACAACTACGACAA GCAAAGGAAGATGGCGATAAGCCTGGTCTTGAGGCTATGTTGCAAAAGGTTTTGCAACTTTATGCTTCAACTGTTCTCTCGAGACGAAGTTACGCTATGAAAG GGAGTGAAGTTTTGAAGGATGAACAATTCCTTGAAAATATAATCCAAG CTCCTGAAGAAGAATGGAACAATATTTTGATCAAAGGATTGACAATTGGTGCTGGAGATATTTCACCAGAGGAGCTCGATGCTGTCGTCAAGAAACGAATTGAGCGCACTTTAATTAGAACA GAGGGAGGTTCTTACCAACAGCGGATTTTGACTGAATACCTGAAAGGCATCGAAACCAGAGCAGAAGAGATTGTTCAGGTGCTTCAGGGGAAACCATAA
- the LOC112736925 gene encoding uncharacterized protein isoform X2 yields MRLLFSVSASASASIFLNPPSHPLHLAQGSLIQPCKFRILSEQSLCLRLTTFRLSCRRRGTFICAAKNQEAEDAFKKTVEIDMLIDMLREANPHQLQKIVLENILAFNPTFWIRLAARSDTCKSEDDKEKIESATDVLKGVLKPVVDDEGEISWPPRDPQGLTLMEMEISQREQEGQLDEGFLAEVNAQLRQAKEDGDKPGLEAMLQKVLQLYASTVLSRRSYAMKGSEVLKDEQFLENIIQAPEEEWNNILIKGLTIGAGDISPEELDAVVKKRIERTLIRTEGGSYQQRILTEYLKGIETRAEEIVQVLQGKP; encoded by the exons ATGAGGCTGTTGTTCTCTGTCTccgcttctgcttctgcttctattTTTCTTAATCCTCCATCTCATCCACTTCATCTTGCTCAG GGTTCACTCATCCAACCTTGTAAGTTTCGGATTCTCTCGGAGCAGAGTCTCTGTTTGAGGCTCACAACTTTCCGTTTGAGTTGCAGGAGAAG GGGAACTTTCATATGTGCAGCCAAAAATCAAGAAGCCGAGGATGCTTTCAAGAAGACCGTCGAAATCGATATGCTTATAGATATGCTTAGGGAAGCTAATCCTCACCAG CTTCAGAAAATTGTTCTTGAGAATATCCTTGCTTTCAATCCAACCTTCTGGATACGACTTGCGGCAAGGTCTGACACATGCAAGTCTGAGGATGATAAA GAGAAGATAGAGTCTGCCACTGATGTCCTGAAGGGTGTGCTAAAACCTGTGGTTGACGATGAAGGAGAGATTTCATGGCCTCCAAGAGATCCTCAGGGACTCACATTGATGGAAATG GAGATAAGTCAAAGGGAACAAGAAGGACAGCTAGATGAGGGCTTCCTTGCTGAAGTTAATGCACAACTACGACAA GCAAAGGAAGATGGCGATAAGCCTGGTCTTGAGGCTATGTTGCAAAAGGTTTTGCAACTTTATGCTTCAACTGTTCTCTCGAGACGAAGTTACGCTATGAAAG GGAGTGAAGTTTTGAAGGATGAACAATTCCTTGAAAATATAATCCAAG CTCCTGAAGAAGAATGGAACAATATTTTGATCAAAGGATTGACAATTGGTGCTGGAGATATTTCACCAGAGGAGCTCGATGCTGTCGTCAAGAAACGAATTGAGCGCACTTTAATTAGAACA GAGGGAGGTTCTTACCAACAGCGGATTTTGACTGAATACCTGAAAGGCATCGAAACCAGAGCAGAAGAGATTGTTCAGGTGCTTCAGGGGAAACCATAA